A single region of the Micropterus dolomieu isolate WLL.071019.BEF.003 ecotype Adirondacks linkage group LG18, ASM2129224v1, whole genome shotgun sequence genome encodes:
- the LOC123956502 gene encoding glutathione hydrolase 7-like isoform X3, which translates to MDVSPETKLIQQLTFSYKSFARSSELTDGSSPSDSSCDLNKYPDLPKEVPLKQLPSGSSNVLDENLSNLKVTYKDCSSQDTPIPVCAVPITFAVGVTIALILHIYLGESLVFVKGVLVSDHERCTALGQRVLQDHGSSVDAAITAALCLGVVHPHVSGIGGGGVMLVHDIHRNETRVIHFLGSAPKTLKEEMLQNVSEVKAGLHVGVPGMFRGLHHAHSLYGSLPWEDVVARATAVAKEGFNVSFTLAEAISKVKGEQLSQRFRDTFFPDGQALLPGSFLRMPSLALVLEAGLLNFYDGNVSQEMEDEVNGIHTLNGVRANGGVLSAEDISNYSVQVEQPVEGLFNALISALNLLAGFHLSENNNTDNQTYHWIAEALKAALAMASGLGDPKYNSSVSELLSDMLSKSHAEVLRQRINYSHTSLPESYSVVHSLQTDVMAGQVVVMGPDDLVVSVASSLSRPFGSRIITRSGVILNSLILDFSWPNKTRGQLETNQRNRVQPGKRPLSSLMPTIVVPAWHKCGIHMALGSSDGQQSLGVITQVLITALSLHKEKNGSLPLRRLYPQLQPNRLLVDPEFPEESLQFLQEKGHVVQRVKTNSVVHGILRNKDGITALTVPE; encoded by the exons ATGGATGTTTCTCCTGAAACTAAACTTATCCAGCAGTTAACATTCAGTTACAAAAGCTTTGCTCGTTCATCTGAATTGACTGATGGCTCGTCACCAAGTGACTCCAGCTGTGACTTGAATAAATACCCCG ATCTCCCAAAGGAGGTCCCTCTGAAACAGCTGCCCTCTGGTAGCTCAAATGTGTTGGACGAAAACCTGTCCAACCTCAAAGTGACATACAAGGACTGTTCCAGTCAGGACACTCCTATACCTGTATGTGCTGTACCTATCACTTTCGCCGTTGGAGTGACCATTGCTCTGATCCTGCATATTTACCTGGGGGAAAGTTTG GTGTTTGTAAAAGGTGTGTTGGTGTCGGATCACGAGCGCTGCACTGCACTCGGCCAGAGAGTCCTTCAGGATCATGGATCCAGTGTGGATGCAGCCATCACGGCCGCCCTGTGTTTGGGTGTTGTGCATCCACATGTGTCCGGTATTGGTGG AGGTGGGGTGATGCTGGTCCATGACATCCATAGGAATGAAACCAGGGTGATACATTTTCTGGGAAGTGCACCTAAAACACTCAAAGAGGAGATGCTGCAAAATGTTTCAGAAGTAAAG GCAGGTCTCCATGTGGGAGTGCCAGGTATGTTCAGAGGGTTACACCATGCTCACAGCCTGTATGGGAG TCTACCATGGGAGGATGTGGTTGCTCGAGCCACCGCTGTTGCCAAAGAAGGTTTCAATGTGTCTTTCACTCTTG CTGAGGCTATATCAAAGGTGAAGGGTGAGCAGCTATCGCAACGTTTTCGGGACACGTTCTTCCCAGATGGCCAGGCTCTGCTTCCTGGCTCATTTCTTAGGATGCCCAGTCTGGCTCTCGTCCTAGAGGCTGGTCTGTTGAACTTCTACGATGGGAACGTCTCACAAGAGATGGAGGATGAGGTTAATGGCATCCACACATTAAATGGA GTGCGGGCTAATGGTGGGGTCCTAAGCGCAGAAGACATCAGTAACTACAGCGTACAAGTGGAGCAGCCGGTGGAAGGCTTGTTCAATG CATTGATATCAGCGCTCAACCTTTTGGCAGGCTTCCATCTCAGCGAGAACAATAACACAGATAATCAAACATACCACTGGATTGCTGAG GCGCTGAAAGCAGCACTGGCTATGGCGAGTGGTTTGGGTGACCCTAAATATAACTCTTCAGTGAGTGAGCTGCTCTCTGACATGCTGAG CAAGAGCCACGCTGAAGTGCTTCGCCAGAGGATCAATTACTCCCATACGTCTCTACCCGAGTCCTACTCGGTTGTCCACTCCCTACAGACAGACGTGATGGCTGGCCAAGTAGTAGTCATGGGACCAGATGACCTTGTGGTATCAGTTGCAAG TTCCTTGAGCAGGCCATTTGGTAGCAGAATCATAACTCGGTCCGGTGTTATTCTCAACAGCCTCATCCTTGACTTCTCCTGGCCAAACAAAACCAGAGGGCAACTCGAAACCAACCAG AGAAACCGAGTCCAGCCAGGAAAGAGGCCTTTATCATCTCTAATGCCCACAATAGTGGTGCCAGCGTGGCACAAATGTGGGATCCACATGGCACTAGGCAGCTCAGATGGACAACAGAGTTTGGGTGTGATCACCCAG GTGTTGATCACTGCGCTGTCCTTACATAAAGAGAAAAATGGCAGCCTCCCCCTGAGAAGACTCTATCCCCAACTGCAGCCCAACAGGCTTCTTGTTGACC CTGAGTTTCCAGAAGAGAGTCTGCAGTTTTTGCAAGAAAAGGGCCACGTAGTTCAAAGAGTGAAGACAAACTCTGTTGTCCACGGGATCCTGAGGAACAAAGATGGCATCACGGCCTTAACAGTACCAGAATAA
- the LOC123956502 gene encoding glutathione hydrolase 7-like isoform X5 gives MDVSPETKLIQQLTFSYKSFARSSELTDGSSPSDSSCDLNKYPDLPKEVPLKQLPSGSSNVLDENLSNLKVTYKDCSSQDTPIPVCAVPITFAVGVTIALILHIYLGESLVFVKGVLVSDHERCTALGQRVLQDHGSSVDAAITAALCLGVVHPHVSGIGGGGVMLVHDIHRNETRVIHFLGSAPKTLKEEMLQNVSEVKAGLHVGVPGMFRGLHHAHSLYGSLPWEDVVARATAVAKEGFNVSFTLAEAISKVKGEQLSQRFRDTFFPDGQALLPGSFLRMPSLALVLEAGLLNFYDGNVSQEMEDEVNGIHTLNGVRANGGVLSAEDISNYSVQVEQPVEGLFNGFHLSENNNTDNQTYHWIAEALKAALAMASGLGDPKYNSSVSELLSDMLSKSHAEVLRQRINYSHTSLPESYSVVHSLQTDVMAGQVVVMGPDDLVVSVASSLSRPFGSRIITRSGVILNSLILDFSWPNKTRGQLETNQRNRVQPGKRPLSSLMPTIVVPAWHKCGIHMALGSSDGQQSLGVITQVLITALSLHKEKNGSLPLRRLYPQLQPNRLLVDPEFPEESLQFLQEKGHVVQRVKTNSVVHGILRNKDGITALTVPE, from the exons ATGGATGTTTCTCCTGAAACTAAACTTATCCAGCAGTTAACATTCAGTTACAAAAGCTTTGCTCGTTCATCTGAATTGACTGATGGCTCGTCACCAAGTGACTCCAGCTGTGACTTGAATAAATACCCCG ATCTCCCAAAGGAGGTCCCTCTGAAACAGCTGCCCTCTGGTAGCTCAAATGTGTTGGACGAAAACCTGTCCAACCTCAAAGTGACATACAAGGACTGTTCCAGTCAGGACACTCCTATACCTGTATGTGCTGTACCTATCACTTTCGCCGTTGGAGTGACCATTGCTCTGATCCTGCATATTTACCTGGGGGAAAGTTTG GTGTTTGTAAAAGGTGTGTTGGTGTCGGATCACGAGCGCTGCACTGCACTCGGCCAGAGAGTCCTTCAGGATCATGGATCCAGTGTGGATGCAGCCATCACGGCCGCCCTGTGTTTGGGTGTTGTGCATCCACATGTGTCCGGTATTGGTGG AGGTGGGGTGATGCTGGTCCATGACATCCATAGGAATGAAACCAGGGTGATACATTTTCTGGGAAGTGCACCTAAAACACTCAAAGAGGAGATGCTGCAAAATGTTTCAGAAGTAAAG GCAGGTCTCCATGTGGGAGTGCCAGGTATGTTCAGAGGGTTACACCATGCTCACAGCCTGTATGGGAG TCTACCATGGGAGGATGTGGTTGCTCGAGCCACCGCTGTTGCCAAAGAAGGTTTCAATGTGTCTTTCACTCTTG CTGAGGCTATATCAAAGGTGAAGGGTGAGCAGCTATCGCAACGTTTTCGGGACACGTTCTTCCCAGATGGCCAGGCTCTGCTTCCTGGCTCATTTCTTAGGATGCCCAGTCTGGCTCTCGTCCTAGAGGCTGGTCTGTTGAACTTCTACGATGGGAACGTCTCACAAGAGATGGAGGATGAGGTTAATGGCATCCACACATTAAATGGA GTGCGGGCTAATGGTGGGGTCCTAAGCGCAGAAGACATCAGTAACTACAGCGTACAAGTGGAGCAGCCGGTGGAAGGCTTGTTCAATG GCTTCCATCTCAGCGAGAACAATAACACAGATAATCAAACATACCACTGGATTGCTGAG GCGCTGAAAGCAGCACTGGCTATGGCGAGTGGTTTGGGTGACCCTAAATATAACTCTTCAGTGAGTGAGCTGCTCTCTGACATGCTGAG CAAGAGCCACGCTGAAGTGCTTCGCCAGAGGATCAATTACTCCCATACGTCTCTACCCGAGTCCTACTCGGTTGTCCACTCCCTACAGACAGACGTGATGGCTGGCCAAGTAGTAGTCATGGGACCAGATGACCTTGTGGTATCAGTTGCAAG TTCCTTGAGCAGGCCATTTGGTAGCAGAATCATAACTCGGTCCGGTGTTATTCTCAACAGCCTCATCCTTGACTTCTCCTGGCCAAACAAAACCAGAGGGCAACTCGAAACCAACCAG AGAAACCGAGTCCAGCCAGGAAAGAGGCCTTTATCATCTCTAATGCCCACAATAGTGGTGCCAGCGTGGCACAAATGTGGGATCCACATGGCACTAGGCAGCTCAGATGGACAACAGAGTTTGGGTGTGATCACCCAG GTGTTGATCACTGCGCTGTCCTTACATAAAGAGAAAAATGGCAGCCTCCCCCTGAGAAGACTCTATCCCCAACTGCAGCCCAACAGGCTTCTTGTTGACC CTGAGTTTCCAGAAGAGAGTCTGCAGTTTTTGCAAGAAAAGGGCCACGTAGTTCAAAGAGTGAAGACAAACTCTGTTGTCCACGGGATCCTGAGGAACAAAGATGGCATCACGGCCTTAACAGTACCAGAATAA
- the LOC123956502 gene encoding glutathione hydrolase 7-like isoform X6 produces the protein MDVSPETKLIQQLTFSYKSFARSSELTDGSSPSDSSCDLNKYPDLPKEVPLKQLPSGSSNVLDENLSNLKVTYKDCSSQDTPIPVCAVPITFAVGVTIALILHIYLGESLVFVKGVLVSDHERCTALGQRVLQDHGSSVDAAITAALCLGVVHPHVSGIGGGGVMLVHDIHRNETRVIHFLGSAPKTLKEEMLQNVSEVKAGLHVGVPGMFRGLHHAHSLYGSLPWEDVVARATAVAKEGFNVSFTLAEAISKVKGEQLSQRFRDTFFPDGQALLPGSFLRMPSLALVLEAGLLNFYDGNVSQEMEDEVRANGGVLSAEDISNYSVQVEQPVEGLFNGFHLSENNNTDNQTYHWIAEALKAALAMASGLGDPKYNSSVSELLSDMLSKSHAEVLRQRINYSHTSLPESYSVVHSLQTDVMAGQVVVMGPDDLVVSVASSLSRPFGSRIITRSGVILNSLILDFSWPNKTRGQLETNQRNRVQPGKRPLSSLMPTIVVPAWHKCGIHMALGSSDGQQSLGVITQVLITALSLHKEKNGSLPLRRLYPQLQPNRLLVDPEFPEESLQFLQEKGHVVQRVKTNSVVHGILRNKDGITALTVPE, from the exons ATGGATGTTTCTCCTGAAACTAAACTTATCCAGCAGTTAACATTCAGTTACAAAAGCTTTGCTCGTTCATCTGAATTGACTGATGGCTCGTCACCAAGTGACTCCAGCTGTGACTTGAATAAATACCCCG ATCTCCCAAAGGAGGTCCCTCTGAAACAGCTGCCCTCTGGTAGCTCAAATGTGTTGGACGAAAACCTGTCCAACCTCAAAGTGACATACAAGGACTGTTCCAGTCAGGACACTCCTATACCTGTATGTGCTGTACCTATCACTTTCGCCGTTGGAGTGACCATTGCTCTGATCCTGCATATTTACCTGGGGGAAAGTTTG GTGTTTGTAAAAGGTGTGTTGGTGTCGGATCACGAGCGCTGCACTGCACTCGGCCAGAGAGTCCTTCAGGATCATGGATCCAGTGTGGATGCAGCCATCACGGCCGCCCTGTGTTTGGGTGTTGTGCATCCACATGTGTCCGGTATTGGTGG AGGTGGGGTGATGCTGGTCCATGACATCCATAGGAATGAAACCAGGGTGATACATTTTCTGGGAAGTGCACCTAAAACACTCAAAGAGGAGATGCTGCAAAATGTTTCAGAAGTAAAG GCAGGTCTCCATGTGGGAGTGCCAGGTATGTTCAGAGGGTTACACCATGCTCACAGCCTGTATGGGAG TCTACCATGGGAGGATGTGGTTGCTCGAGCCACCGCTGTTGCCAAAGAAGGTTTCAATGTGTCTTTCACTCTTG CTGAGGCTATATCAAAGGTGAAGGGTGAGCAGCTATCGCAACGTTTTCGGGACACGTTCTTCCCAGATGGCCAGGCTCTGCTTCCTGGCTCATTTCTTAGGATGCCCAGTCTGGCTCTCGTCCTAGAGGCTGGTCTGTTGAACTTCTACGATGGGAACGTCTCACAAGAGATGGAGGATGAG GTGCGGGCTAATGGTGGGGTCCTAAGCGCAGAAGACATCAGTAACTACAGCGTACAAGTGGAGCAGCCGGTGGAAGGCTTGTTCAATG GCTTCCATCTCAGCGAGAACAATAACACAGATAATCAAACATACCACTGGATTGCTGAG GCGCTGAAAGCAGCACTGGCTATGGCGAGTGGTTTGGGTGACCCTAAATATAACTCTTCAGTGAGTGAGCTGCTCTCTGACATGCTGAG CAAGAGCCACGCTGAAGTGCTTCGCCAGAGGATCAATTACTCCCATACGTCTCTACCCGAGTCCTACTCGGTTGTCCACTCCCTACAGACAGACGTGATGGCTGGCCAAGTAGTAGTCATGGGACCAGATGACCTTGTGGTATCAGTTGCAAG TTCCTTGAGCAGGCCATTTGGTAGCAGAATCATAACTCGGTCCGGTGTTATTCTCAACAGCCTCATCCTTGACTTCTCCTGGCCAAACAAAACCAGAGGGCAACTCGAAACCAACCAG AGAAACCGAGTCCAGCCAGGAAAGAGGCCTTTATCATCTCTAATGCCCACAATAGTGGTGCCAGCGTGGCACAAATGTGGGATCCACATGGCACTAGGCAGCTCAGATGGACAACAGAGTTTGGGTGTGATCACCCAG GTGTTGATCACTGCGCTGTCCTTACATAAAGAGAAAAATGGCAGCCTCCCCCTGAGAAGACTCTATCCCCAACTGCAGCCCAACAGGCTTCTTGTTGACC CTGAGTTTCCAGAAGAGAGTCTGCAGTTTTTGCAAGAAAAGGGCCACGTAGTTCAAAGAGTGAAGACAAACTCTGTTGTCCACGGGATCCTGAGGAACAAAGATGGCATCACGGCCTTAACAGTACCAGAATAA
- the LOC123956502 gene encoding glutathione hydrolase 7-like isoform X2, producing MDVSPETKLIQQLTFSYKSFARSSELTDGSSPSDSSCDLNKYPDLPKEVPLKQLPSGSSNVLDENLSNLKVTYKDCSSQDTPIPVCAVPITFAVGVTIALILHIYLGESLVFVKGVLVSDHERCTALGQRVLQDHGSSVDAAITAALCLGVVHPHVSGIGGGGVMLVHDIHRNETRVIHFLGSAPKTLKEEMLQNVSEVKAGLHVGVPGMFRGLHHAHSLYGSLPWEDVVARATAVAKEGFNVSFTLAEAISKVKGEQLSQRFRDTFFPDGQALLPGSFLRMPSLALVLEAGLLNFYDGNVSQEMEDEVRANGGVLSAEDISNYSVQVEQPVEGLFNEFIIQVPPPPSAGAALISALNLLAGFHLSENNNTDNQTYHWIAEALKAALAMASGLGDPKYNSSVSELLSDMLSKSHAEVLRQRINYSHTSLPESYSVVHSLQTDVMAGQVVVMGPDDLVVSVASSLSRPFGSRIITRSGVILNSLILDFSWPNKTRGQLETNQRNRVQPGKRPLSSLMPTIVVPAWHKCGIHMALGSSDGQQSLGVITQVLITALSLHKEKNGSLPLRRLYPQLQPNRLLVDPEFPEESLQFLQEKGHVVQRVKTNSVVHGILRNKDGITALTVPE from the exons ATGGATGTTTCTCCTGAAACTAAACTTATCCAGCAGTTAACATTCAGTTACAAAAGCTTTGCTCGTTCATCTGAATTGACTGATGGCTCGTCACCAAGTGACTCCAGCTGTGACTTGAATAAATACCCCG ATCTCCCAAAGGAGGTCCCTCTGAAACAGCTGCCCTCTGGTAGCTCAAATGTGTTGGACGAAAACCTGTCCAACCTCAAAGTGACATACAAGGACTGTTCCAGTCAGGACACTCCTATACCTGTATGTGCTGTACCTATCACTTTCGCCGTTGGAGTGACCATTGCTCTGATCCTGCATATTTACCTGGGGGAAAGTTTG GTGTTTGTAAAAGGTGTGTTGGTGTCGGATCACGAGCGCTGCACTGCACTCGGCCAGAGAGTCCTTCAGGATCATGGATCCAGTGTGGATGCAGCCATCACGGCCGCCCTGTGTTTGGGTGTTGTGCATCCACATGTGTCCGGTATTGGTGG AGGTGGGGTGATGCTGGTCCATGACATCCATAGGAATGAAACCAGGGTGATACATTTTCTGGGAAGTGCACCTAAAACACTCAAAGAGGAGATGCTGCAAAATGTTTCAGAAGTAAAG GCAGGTCTCCATGTGGGAGTGCCAGGTATGTTCAGAGGGTTACACCATGCTCACAGCCTGTATGGGAG TCTACCATGGGAGGATGTGGTTGCTCGAGCCACCGCTGTTGCCAAAGAAGGTTTCAATGTGTCTTTCACTCTTG CTGAGGCTATATCAAAGGTGAAGGGTGAGCAGCTATCGCAACGTTTTCGGGACACGTTCTTCCCAGATGGCCAGGCTCTGCTTCCTGGCTCATTTCTTAGGATGCCCAGTCTGGCTCTCGTCCTAGAGGCTGGTCTGTTGAACTTCTACGATGGGAACGTCTCACAAGAGATGGAGGATGAG GTGCGGGCTAATGGTGGGGTCCTAAGCGCAGAAGACATCAGTAACTACAGCGTACAAGTGGAGCAGCCGGTGGAAGGCTTGTTCAATG aatttattattcaaGTTCCTCCTCCCCCATCGGCTGGTGCAGCATTGATATCAGCGCTCAACCTTTTGGCAGGCTTCCATCTCAGCGAGAACAATAACACAGATAATCAAACATACCACTGGATTGCTGAG GCGCTGAAAGCAGCACTGGCTATGGCGAGTGGTTTGGGTGACCCTAAATATAACTCTTCAGTGAGTGAGCTGCTCTCTGACATGCTGAG CAAGAGCCACGCTGAAGTGCTTCGCCAGAGGATCAATTACTCCCATACGTCTCTACCCGAGTCCTACTCGGTTGTCCACTCCCTACAGACAGACGTGATGGCTGGCCAAGTAGTAGTCATGGGACCAGATGACCTTGTGGTATCAGTTGCAAG TTCCTTGAGCAGGCCATTTGGTAGCAGAATCATAACTCGGTCCGGTGTTATTCTCAACAGCCTCATCCTTGACTTCTCCTGGCCAAACAAAACCAGAGGGCAACTCGAAACCAACCAG AGAAACCGAGTCCAGCCAGGAAAGAGGCCTTTATCATCTCTAATGCCCACAATAGTGGTGCCAGCGTGGCACAAATGTGGGATCCACATGGCACTAGGCAGCTCAGATGGACAACAGAGTTTGGGTGTGATCACCCAG GTGTTGATCACTGCGCTGTCCTTACATAAAGAGAAAAATGGCAGCCTCCCCCTGAGAAGACTCTATCCCCAACTGCAGCCCAACAGGCTTCTTGTTGACC CTGAGTTTCCAGAAGAGAGTCTGCAGTTTTTGCAAGAAAAGGGCCACGTAGTTCAAAGAGTGAAGACAAACTCTGTTGTCCACGGGATCCTGAGGAACAAAGATGGCATCACGGCCTTAACAGTACCAGAATAA
- the LOC123956502 gene encoding glutathione hydrolase 7-like isoform X1, with protein MDVSPETKLIQQLTFSYKSFARSSELTDGSSPSDSSCDLNKYPDLPKEVPLKQLPSGSSNVLDENLSNLKVTYKDCSSQDTPIPVCAVPITFAVGVTIALILHIYLGESLVFVKGVLVSDHERCTALGQRVLQDHGSSVDAAITAALCLGVVHPHVSGIGGGGVMLVHDIHRNETRVIHFLGSAPKTLKEEMLQNVSEVKAGLHVGVPGMFRGLHHAHSLYGSLPWEDVVARATAVAKEGFNVSFTLAEAISKVKGEQLSQRFRDTFFPDGQALLPGSFLRMPSLALVLEAGLLNFYDGNVSQEMEDEVNGIHTLNGVRANGGVLSAEDISNYSVQVEQPVEGLFNEFIIQVPPPPSAGAALISALNLLAGFHLSENNNTDNQTYHWIAEALKAALAMASGLGDPKYNSSVSELLSDMLSKSHAEVLRQRINYSHTSLPESYSVVHSLQTDVMAGQVVVMGPDDLVVSVASSLSRPFGSRIITRSGVILNSLILDFSWPNKTRGQLETNQRNRVQPGKRPLSSLMPTIVVPAWHKCGIHMALGSSDGQQSLGVITQVLITALSLHKEKNGSLPLRRLYPQLQPNRLLVDPEFPEESLQFLQEKGHVVQRVKTNSVVHGILRNKDGITALTVPE; from the exons ATGGATGTTTCTCCTGAAACTAAACTTATCCAGCAGTTAACATTCAGTTACAAAAGCTTTGCTCGTTCATCTGAATTGACTGATGGCTCGTCACCAAGTGACTCCAGCTGTGACTTGAATAAATACCCCG ATCTCCCAAAGGAGGTCCCTCTGAAACAGCTGCCCTCTGGTAGCTCAAATGTGTTGGACGAAAACCTGTCCAACCTCAAAGTGACATACAAGGACTGTTCCAGTCAGGACACTCCTATACCTGTATGTGCTGTACCTATCACTTTCGCCGTTGGAGTGACCATTGCTCTGATCCTGCATATTTACCTGGGGGAAAGTTTG GTGTTTGTAAAAGGTGTGTTGGTGTCGGATCACGAGCGCTGCACTGCACTCGGCCAGAGAGTCCTTCAGGATCATGGATCCAGTGTGGATGCAGCCATCACGGCCGCCCTGTGTTTGGGTGTTGTGCATCCACATGTGTCCGGTATTGGTGG AGGTGGGGTGATGCTGGTCCATGACATCCATAGGAATGAAACCAGGGTGATACATTTTCTGGGAAGTGCACCTAAAACACTCAAAGAGGAGATGCTGCAAAATGTTTCAGAAGTAAAG GCAGGTCTCCATGTGGGAGTGCCAGGTATGTTCAGAGGGTTACACCATGCTCACAGCCTGTATGGGAG TCTACCATGGGAGGATGTGGTTGCTCGAGCCACCGCTGTTGCCAAAGAAGGTTTCAATGTGTCTTTCACTCTTG CTGAGGCTATATCAAAGGTGAAGGGTGAGCAGCTATCGCAACGTTTTCGGGACACGTTCTTCCCAGATGGCCAGGCTCTGCTTCCTGGCTCATTTCTTAGGATGCCCAGTCTGGCTCTCGTCCTAGAGGCTGGTCTGTTGAACTTCTACGATGGGAACGTCTCACAAGAGATGGAGGATGAGGTTAATGGCATCCACACATTAAATGGA GTGCGGGCTAATGGTGGGGTCCTAAGCGCAGAAGACATCAGTAACTACAGCGTACAAGTGGAGCAGCCGGTGGAAGGCTTGTTCAATG aatttattattcaaGTTCCTCCTCCCCCATCGGCTGGTGCAGCATTGATATCAGCGCTCAACCTTTTGGCAGGCTTCCATCTCAGCGAGAACAATAACACAGATAATCAAACATACCACTGGATTGCTGAG GCGCTGAAAGCAGCACTGGCTATGGCGAGTGGTTTGGGTGACCCTAAATATAACTCTTCAGTGAGTGAGCTGCTCTCTGACATGCTGAG CAAGAGCCACGCTGAAGTGCTTCGCCAGAGGATCAATTACTCCCATACGTCTCTACCCGAGTCCTACTCGGTTGTCCACTCCCTACAGACAGACGTGATGGCTGGCCAAGTAGTAGTCATGGGACCAGATGACCTTGTGGTATCAGTTGCAAG TTCCTTGAGCAGGCCATTTGGTAGCAGAATCATAACTCGGTCCGGTGTTATTCTCAACAGCCTCATCCTTGACTTCTCCTGGCCAAACAAAACCAGAGGGCAACTCGAAACCAACCAG AGAAACCGAGTCCAGCCAGGAAAGAGGCCTTTATCATCTCTAATGCCCACAATAGTGGTGCCAGCGTGGCACAAATGTGGGATCCACATGGCACTAGGCAGCTCAGATGGACAACAGAGTTTGGGTGTGATCACCCAG GTGTTGATCACTGCGCTGTCCTTACATAAAGAGAAAAATGGCAGCCTCCCCCTGAGAAGACTCTATCCCCAACTGCAGCCCAACAGGCTTCTTGTTGACC CTGAGTTTCCAGAAGAGAGTCTGCAGTTTTTGCAAGAAAAGGGCCACGTAGTTCAAAGAGTGAAGACAAACTCTGTTGTCCACGGGATCCTGAGGAACAAAGATGGCATCACGGCCTTAACAGTACCAGAATAA